Proteins encoded together in one Desulfovibrio sp. UCD-KL4C window:
- a CDS encoding PAS domain S-box protein — MNSYGSMTKKELIAELTKVNAEVERLEKNYTASIALPPNLSASLSSIDLDRLVEGIWIIDQNANTVFANKATAAMLGYTPQEMLGKNLFFFMSEENTKECERYISKRKSGIDEIHDFEFISKTGQSVYTRISTSPIIDESGLYTGAIASLVDLSDLHLIQEQTQINFEQAPIAMAHIDLDGHFIKVNKQFSTLMGYSTDELKSETFLSITHPEDRNGCVNYKNKILAGENLSKFVKRQISRSGEVIWGNLSCSVIHDATGVPHHLIVTLEDISEQKRSEMVLQARLKLLDFSFDHSLEEVLIEIVNVVEELTDSQVGFHHFFSTDQKKLTLQTWSTRTSTEIYKTEEKDSVYPLEGTGVWEDCIRTKEPAVCNEYMPFSHKNGLSDGHASLTRELLVPIIRNDKIVSVLGVGNKLTAYTDSDIEIATFLADLAWDIIDRKKVEERLLLSEERFRNYFELGLIGMAIVDADKKWVEMNDKFCQIIGYSRNEVETLNWPDFIHPDDIDKNNHLFDQMLSGELDSYTLDKRYIHKNGKNVYVSILTGCTRKIDGSVDYQIAHIMDITDQVKAEQEAEWNLKLNSTLAGLYPSLVTSETTLEDTSEIILNKVLHLTGSLFGNAMTIDDLGATVQACSDLKDDCAILKNDDLLFPANEDGTYPALWGHSLNTRKPFFSNNPSSHPISKGLPDGHVKLTCFLSIPVLLGDKLVGQISVANKPGGYNQRDVDNMVHIGSYYALAIQRVRSQRELVASKDLMENILDGIHAGILIIDPETKIIESINNVALEMLCADKEQIIGLNCDDFGWRTAKGDRVESCLAETCNIYENEFIMKRMDGVSLPVSKTVLKSKVNGEDRFVEIIFDITKRKELERQLSLAQKLESLGNLSAGIAHEINTPIQYLSDNLIFLSESFDQISLALTKHKEICQLYYNSKCEETSLLWKSIDMDYLLSEIPSALTQSMDGVERITRIVQAMKRFSHPGMDFKQISDINLALDNTVTVCKNEWKYNSDVVFELQEDLPLIPCFINDLNQAFLNVVVNAAHSITSKMKKNSEKGQITIRTRFVHPWVVIEIEDTGEGIPDEILPKIFDPFFTTKEVGLGTGQGLTLCYSVITEKHGGTIEFSSELGIGTKCTIKLPSEEV; from the coding sequence GTGAACAGTTATGGCTCAATGACTAAAAAAGAGTTGATTGCGGAACTTACGAAAGTTAACGCAGAAGTTGAACGGTTAGAGAAGAATTATACAGCTTCTATAGCTCTTCCCCCAAATCTGTCCGCTTCGCTTTCTTCAATTGATCTTGACCGACTGGTTGAAGGTATATGGATAATAGATCAAAATGCTAATACTGTATTTGCAAATAAAGCAACCGCTGCGATGCTTGGATATACACCACAGGAAATGCTAGGGAAAAATTTGTTTTTCTTTATGTCCGAAGAAAACACGAAAGAGTGTGAAAGGTATATTTCAAAACGCAAGTCTGGAATTGACGAGATTCATGATTTTGAATTTATTAGTAAGACAGGGCAATCCGTTTATACACGCATATCCACTTCTCCCATTATAGATGAATCCGGTTTATATACAGGGGCGATAGCTAGTTTAGTTGACCTCAGTGATCTACACCTCATTCAGGAACAGACTCAGATAAATTTTGAGCAGGCTCCTATAGCCATGGCTCATATTGATTTGGATGGTCACTTCATTAAAGTAAACAAACAATTTTCTACTCTAATGGGGTATTCAACTGATGAATTAAAGTCAGAGACTTTTTTATCCATAACTCATCCAGAGGATAGAAATGGATGTGTAAATTACAAAAATAAAATTTTGGCAGGTGAAAACCTTTCAAAATTTGTCAAGAGACAGATTTCAAGAAGTGGAGAAGTCATATGGGGTAATCTTTCTTGTTCTGTTATTCATGATGCGACAGGAGTTCCGCATCATTTGATTGTAACTTTAGAAGATATTTCAGAACAAAAACGCTCAGAAATGGTTTTGCAGGCTCGGTTAAAGCTTTTGGATTTTTCTTTTGATCATTCACTTGAAGAAGTGCTTATTGAAATAGTTAATGTCGTAGAAGAGTTAACAGATAGTCAGGTCGGTTTTCATCATTTTTTTTCAACTGATCAAAAAAAACTTACACTTCAGACTTGGTCAACACGTACTTCTACTGAAATATACAAAACAGAAGAAAAAGATTCAGTCTATCCTCTTGAAGGGACAGGTGTTTGGGAGGACTGTATCCGTACCAAAGAGCCTGCCGTGTGTAATGAATATATGCCATTTTCACATAAAAATGGATTGTCGGACGGGCATGCATCGCTCACTCGCGAGCTTTTGGTTCCAATAATTCGAAATGATAAGATTGTTTCTGTGTTGGGCGTGGGGAATAAGCTTACAGCCTATACTGATTCAGATATTGAAATAGCTACGTTTTTAGCTGATTTAGCATGGGATATTATCGACCGGAAAAAAGTAGAAGAAAGATTACTGCTTAGTGAAGAACGATTCAGAAATTATTTTGAATTAGGCTTAATTGGAATGGCTATTGTGGATGCTGATAAAAAATGGGTAGAAATGAATGATAAGTTTTGTCAAATTATAGGTTACAGCCGCAATGAAGTAGAGACGTTAAATTGGCCTGATTTTATTCACCCAGATGATATAGATAAGAATAATCACCTTTTTGATCAAATGTTGTCTGGTGAGCTGGATAGTTACACCCTGGATAAACGTTACATTCATAAAAATGGAAAAAATGTATACGTTTCAATCTTAACAGGCTGTACAAGAAAAATCGATGGCTCGGTTGATTATCAGATAGCTCATATCATGGACATAACTGATCAGGTTAAGGCTGAGCAGGAGGCAGAATGGAATTTAAAATTAAATTCTACTCTTGCAGGACTTTACCCTTCACTTGTGACTTCCGAAACAACTCTTGAAGATACCTCAGAAATAATACTGAATAAAGTTTTACATCTCACTGGAAGTCTTTTTGGCAATGCAATGACGATTGACGATCTAGGAGCTACAGTCCAAGCGTGTAGTGATTTAAAAGATGATTGTGCGATATTGAAAAATGATGATCTTTTGTTTCCCGCTAACGAAGATGGAACATACCCTGCCCTTTGGGGCCATTCTTTAAATACACGAAAACCTTTCTTCAGTAATAATCCGTCTAGCCATCCTATCTCTAAAGGTCTTCCAGACGGGCATGTAAAGTTGACCTGTTTTTTATCAATTCCAGTTCTTCTTGGGGATAAACTTGTCGGACAGATTTCTGTAGCAAATAAACCGGGTGGTTATAACCAGCGTGATGTTGATAATATGGTACATATTGGATCATATTACGCACTTGCCATTCAGAGAGTGCGTTCACAGCGGGAGCTTGTTGCAAGTAAGGATTTGATGGAAAATATTCTGGATGGTATTCATGCCGGAATTCTTATTATTGATCCTGAAACTAAGATTATAGAATCTATTAATAATGTTGCGTTGGAAATGCTTTGTGCTGATAAGGAGCAGATTATAGGGCTAAACTGCGATGATTTTGGTTGGCGGACTGCAAAAGGGGACCGTGTTGAAAGCTGCCTAGCTGAAACATGTAATATTTATGAGAATGAATTTATAATGAAGCGGATGGATGGGGTCAGTCTTCCTGTTTCAAAAACGGTCCTTAAAAGTAAAGTTAACGGTGAAGATCGATTTGTTGAAATTATTTTTGATATTACTAAACGTAAAGAGCTTGAACGGCAGTTGAGCTTAGCTCAAAAACTTGAATCCCTCGGAAACCTTTCTGCTGGAATTGCTCATGAAATAAATACGCCCATACAGTATTTATCTGATAACTTGATTTTTTTGTCCGAATCATTCGATCAAATATCATTAGCTCTCACTAAACATAAAGAAATTTGCCAGCTATATTATAATTCAAAATGCGAAGAAACGTCTCTCCTTTGGAAGAGCATAGATATGGATTATCTTTTAAGTGAAATACCTTCGGCTCTAACTCAATCAATGGATGGTGTCGAACGAATTACCCGTATAGTTCAGGCTATGAAACGTTTTTCTCATCCCGGAATGGATTTTAAACAAATTTCTGATATCAATTTGGCGCTAGATAACACGGTTACGGTTTGCAAAAATGAGTGGAAATATAACTCGGATGTTGTTTTTGAGCTGCAAGAGGATCTCCCGCTTATTCCATGTTTTATCAATGATCTTAACCAGGCCTTTTTAAATGTTGTTGTTAATGCTGCTCACTCCATTACTTCAAAAATGAAAAAAAACAGTGAAAAAGGACAGATAACTATCCGGACGCGTTTTGTTCATCCATGGGTTGTTATTGAAATTGAAGATACAGGAGAAGGTATTCCTGATGAAATATTGCCTAAAATTTTTGATCCTTTTTTTACAACTAAAGAAGTCGGACTGGGAACAGGACAGGGGTTAACACTATGTTATTCAGTAATTACTGAAAAACATGGCGGAACAATAGAATTCAGTAGTGAACTTGGCATTGGAACAAAGTGTACAATTAAATTACCCTCAGAGGAAGTTTAA
- a CDS encoding response regulator produces the protein MNSRKVCVLFVDDETNVLAALRRMLRGKCSDWEMRFTDSGFAALALLEESECDVIISDIKMPGMDGADLLNKVKDKYPSMIRMALSGQVGLNEVMRSIRSVHQYISKPCKAQELIDKVEGAIQSRDILVDPIMQKMVAEIESLPVIPSVFEAIESELRSDNPSIKKIAEYISLDVGLVAKILKLINSPYFGLSSQVDSIFHAITMLGLESLKALILSTHLFSMYNEKKIPNFSLNRLWDHSFRVSNIVRLICECENIDKGIAIQARMTGLLHDIGKLILANSFSEQYAEVIAKVSKTHKSVYDCEMEVFGTSHAHLGAYLMGLWGISGDIVHGIGRYHQYTDFDFSIPMLVSIANTIDHQCVVINPDYARISFQQNIHQDGKHGLLIEKWVNYVQDNWDGLDEFRALDADLLAQLRS, from the coding sequence ATGAATAGCCGGAAAGTTTGTGTATTATTTGTGGACGATGAGACAAATGTACTTGCTGCCTTAAGACGTATGCTTCGCGGCAAGTGCAGTGATTGGGAAATGAGGTTTACTGACTCGGGTTTTGCAGCTCTTGCTTTGCTTGAAGAATCAGAATGTGATGTAATAATCTCTGATATTAAAATGCCTGGAATGGACGGTGCTGATCTCCTTAATAAAGTAAAAGATAAATATCCTAGTATGATCAGAATGGCTCTTTCCGGACAGGTCGGTTTGAATGAAGTTATGAGAAGTATTCGGTCCGTTCATCAGTATATATCAAAGCCATGTAAGGCTCAGGAGCTTATAGATAAGGTTGAAGGAGCTATTCAGTCACGTGATATCTTGGTTGATCCTATAATGCAAAAAATGGTCGCAGAAATAGAATCTTTACCAGTTATTCCTAGTGTTTTTGAAGCGATCGAAAGCGAGCTTAGATCTGATAACCCGTCCATTAAAAAAATTGCAGAATATATTTCACTGGATGTAGGACTTGTTGCGAAGATTTTAAAGCTTATTAATTCTCCTTATTTTGGACTTTCTTCACAGGTTGACTCTATCTTTCATGCTATAACAATGCTTGGACTTGAAAGTCTTAAAGCTCTTATATTGTCTACTCACTTATTTTCAATGTATAATGAAAAAAAAATCCCTAACTTTTCATTGAATCGACTCTGGGACCACAGCTTCCGCGTTTCAAATATTGTACGCCTTATTTGTGAATGTGAAAATATTGATAAGGGTATAGCTATTCAGGCACGTATGACAGGACTTTTACATGATATTGGTAAACTTATTTTAGCAAATTCTTTTTCTGAGCAGTATGCAGAAGTTATAGCGAAAGTTTCAAAAACGCATAAGTCAGTGTATGATTGCGAAATGGAAGTTTTTGGAACAAGTCATGCCCATTTAGGAGCATATCTTATGGGGCTTTGGGGGATATCAGGAGATATTGTTCACGGTATTGGACGTTACCATCAGTATACGGATTTTGATTTTAGTATTCCAATGTTGGTAAGTATTGCTAACACAATTGACCACCAGTGCGTTGTTATTAACCCTGATTATGCTAGAATATCATTTCAGCAGAATATTCATCAGGATGGAAAGCATGGACTATTAATCGAAAAATGGGTCAACTATGTTCAAGATAATTGGGATGGTCTTGATGAATTTAGAGCATTGGATGCAGACCTGCTTGCGCAACTGAGAAGTTAG